The proteins below are encoded in one region of Prevotella melaninogenica ATCC 25845:
- a CDS encoding RagB/SusD family nutrient uptake outer membrane protein: MKRLISNHIITLAIVAITFGFTSCIDSIEPSEVLTSDQVRKMPSSQEGLINGILSYMITFDSWGSGDPLNDWGYPCQMHYRDVLGSDFPVYSSNYSYWTTVESGVNTRFKAYYTYRFYYDFIATCNNVTSVVDPATASPTSKNYLGIALAYRAMAYLDIARQFEFKKTGIASLDDKATKNGIWGLTVPIVTEKTTKEMQRHNPRAPFYKMYRFILTDLNHAEEYLANYTRPDKNLPNLSVVYGLKARLWMEMASRFDQSSADLNTAIAAEDSASIEYDKLGITTARECYEKARTYARKAASGYSPVTEAQWHSTQDGFNKENQAWMWKLGYTTREQISYIYYTFTSTMSSETTWGLAGAYGATRMIGSALYDKMPEGDWRHYSWIDPTAAGTHEGYEKYDSITIGTKKERLSLLDEETWKQLPAYANIKFRPAKGNITDTYEGQFISLPLMRMEEMVFIDIEATAHLDGVAAGVTALKDFMNTYRYTDNSYQANNVTTMEDFIKELMVQKRIEFWGEGITYFDYKRLALQIRRKDNTNYEPSARINSKEGYVCPWMNFFILEYETHNNVACKPNPDTSGSLTVTNQ, translated from the coding sequence ATGAAACGCTTAATATCAAATCACATCATAACGTTGGCTATCGTTGCTATTACCTTTGGCTTTACTTCTTGTATCGATAGCATTGAACCGTCGGAAGTATTAACTTCTGACCAAGTAAGAAAGATGCCTTCTTCACAAGAAGGACTTATCAATGGTATCCTTTCTTATATGATAACCTTTGACTCTTGGGGTTCTGGTGACCCTCTCAACGACTGGGGTTATCCTTGTCAGATGCACTATAGGGATGTCTTAGGAAGTGATTTCCCTGTTTATAGTAGTAACTATAGCTATTGGACGACAGTGGAAAGCGGTGTCAACACCCGTTTCAAGGCTTATTACACCTATCGTTTTTACTACGATTTCATTGCTACCTGTAACAATGTAACAAGTGTAGTAGATCCTGCCACAGCCTCACCAACCTCTAAAAACTACTTAGGTATAGCTCTGGCTTATCGTGCAATGGCTTATCTTGACATAGCTCGTCAGTTCGAATTCAAGAAGACTGGCATTGCAAGTTTGGATGATAAGGCGACAAAAAATGGGATATGGGGGCTCACAGTTCCTATCGTTACCGAAAAGACAACGAAAGAAATGCAACGTCACAATCCACGTGCTCCGTTCTATAAGATGTATCGCTTCATCCTTACTGACCTCAACCATGCCGAGGAGTATCTGGCTAATTATACACGTCCCGACAAGAACTTGCCTAACCTTAGTGTAGTCTATGGACTCAAGGCACGCCTTTGGATGGAAATGGCAAGTCGTTTTGATCAGAGTAGTGCAGACCTTAACACAGCCATAGCAGCAGAAGATTCTGCAAGCATTGAGTATGATAAGTTAGGTATCACCACAGCTCGCGAGTGCTATGAGAAGGCACGTACCTATGCTCGTAAGGCTGCCAGTGGTTATAGTCCTGTTACCGAAGCACAGTGGCATAGTACACAAGACGGCTTTAACAAGGAAAACCAAGCATGGATGTGGAAGTTAGGCTATACCACACGTGAGCAAATCAGCTATATCTACTATACCTTCACCAGCACCATGTCATCAGAAACTACTTGGGGACTTGCTGGCGCATACGGTGCTACTCGTATGATTGGTAGTGCGCTCTATGATAAGATGCCAGAAGGTGACTGGCGCCATTATTCATGGATTGATCCGACCGCTGCAGGTACACATGAGGGTTACGAGAAATATGACTCTATCACCATTGGCACTAAGAAGGAGAGACTTTCCCTCTTAGATGAGGAGACTTGGAAGCAGCTACCAGCCTATGCTAACATCAAGTTCCGTCCTGCAAAGGGTAATATCACTGATACTTACGAGGGACAATTCATCAGTCTTCCTTTGATGCGCATGGAAGAAATGGTATTTATCGACATTGAAGCTACAGCCCACCTTGATGGTGTTGCAGCAGGTGTTACGGCACTGAAAGACTTTATGAACACCTATCGTTATACCGACAACTCCTATCAGGCAAATAATGTCACCACTATGGAGGACTTCATAAAAGAACTGATGGTACAGAAACGCATAGAGTTCTGGGGCGAGGGAATCACGTACTTCGACTATAAACGACTTGCGCTTCAGATTCGCAGAAAGGACAATACCAATTATGAACCATCTGCACGAATCAATTCTAAGGAAGGTTATGTATGCCCATGGATGAACTTCTTCATCCTTGAATACGAGACACATAACAATGTGGCTTGTAAACCAAATCCTGATACATCTGGAAGTTTGACGGTCACAAATCAGTAA
- a CDS encoding DUF7017 domain-containing protein, with translation MEIRDIFMLRKQGRTEEAYAAILPMYAVHKGHYTTIAMFWVGVDMMKLRYQQRQLEEAYKIFKSLLRLYPTMDDKDLKGQSALMRASLLVFDHHPGFSMLDFISQWGITRLTDEDWTMEQGNGHPIPSIGMRIVGKVFKEVESKPTVDMALKAAPILAEALKHSPYNMHNQRYKAMVYRIMGKKDKAINIYTHLIKSHRQSYLYHELSELLDDERYKIALLCKAISAQREEKFRQRMRFTLAGLLFRKDKSRARYELDKCIAMRKQLGYSITWEMQNLAASLEEINPVSEADEKSFYREQEVVLKELVR, from the coding sequence ATGGAGATAAGAGACATCTTTATGCTGCGCAAGCAGGGACGTACGGAGGAGGCATACGCTGCCATTCTACCGATGTATGCTGTACACAAGGGACATTACACGACCATAGCTATGTTCTGGGTAGGTGTAGACATGATGAAGCTTCGCTATCAACAACGTCAGTTAGAAGAGGCATATAAGATATTCAAGAGTTTGCTAAGACTCTATCCGACGATGGACGACAAGGACCTTAAGGGACAAAGCGCCTTAATGCGTGCCTCACTATTGGTCTTCGACCACCATCCAGGATTCTCTATGCTCGACTTTATCTCACAATGGGGTATCACCCGACTAACAGATGAAGACTGGACAATGGAGCAAGGCAACGGCCATCCTATTCCCTCAATAGGAATGCGTATCGTAGGAAAAGTATTTAAGGAAGTGGAAAGTAAGCCTACTGTTGACATGGCTTTAAAGGCTGCACCGATATTAGCTGAAGCTCTGAAGCATAGTCCTTACAATATGCATAACCAACGTTACAAAGCGATGGTCTATCGGATTATGGGCAAAAAAGATAAGGCAATCAATATTTATACCCATCTTATCAAGAGCCACCGACAGTCCTATCTCTATCACGAGCTATCAGAACTCCTTGATGACGAACGCTACAAGATTGCACTTCTCTGTAAAGCTATCTCCGCACAACGAGAGGAAAAGTTCCGCCAACGTATGCGTTTCACCCTTGCAGGCTTACTCTTTAGAAAGGATAAAAGCCGAGCCCGCTACGAATTAGATAAATGTATTGCCATGCGTAAGCAGTTAGGCTATTCCATTACATGGGAGATGCAGAACCTTGCAGCGAGTTTAGAGGAGATTAACCCCGTATCAGAAGCCGATGAAAAGAGCTTTTATAGAGAACAAGAAGTGGTATTAAAAGAACTTGTTAGGTAG
- a CDS encoding porin, translated as MKKTLLCSCLFALSLGVQAQDNHGYGADDSQFKSLAEEVAHLKKSNDMFNVYINYAASVQAVSDEGHEWSAGFKNKHLRLEVKGNLTDKLYYRFCYRLNKSNVASSEDNFAQSTDVMMMGYKFSDKLSVEAGKIFQPFGGFEVDENPVYIYEFSDLTGGMECYLGGAIVAYKPIPTQEFVVGVTNAHNDKFADVYGDNSIAIEGDGTHSRRLEKSRIPLGYSLAWNGRFLNDKILTRWSWGIESETRHKYSRMLILGQKLNLERLQWYFDYMLQNDGVDRLGLASDELRGFFPSSGNDVWMSDIHYNSFITKLNWQFVPRWNLMLKGMYETASVTKIDRFKDFRKSYGYVGSVEYYPIKGQDLRIFLAYVGKKVTYKEGVGLDKYNTNRIELGFKYRIKAY; from the coding sequence ATGAAGAAGACACTACTATGTAGCTGCCTATTTGCACTTTCTTTGGGTGTACAGGCGCAAGATAACCATGGGTATGGGGCAGACGACAGTCAGTTTAAGTCACTTGCAGAAGAGGTGGCACACTTAAAGAAAAGCAACGATATGTTTAATGTCTATATCAACTATGCTGCCAGTGTACAGGCTGTATCGGATGAAGGACATGAATGGAGTGCAGGCTTTAAGAATAAACACCTTCGTCTTGAAGTCAAGGGTAACCTAACAGATAAACTCTACTACCGTTTCTGCTATCGTTTGAATAAGTCAAATGTAGCAAGTAGTGAAGATAACTTTGCGCAATCAACTGACGTTATGATGATGGGTTATAAGTTCTCTGATAAGCTTTCGGTTGAAGCTGGTAAGATCTTTCAGCCTTTTGGAGGTTTTGAAGTGGATGAAAATCCTGTCTATATCTATGAGTTCTCTGACTTGACGGGGGGTATGGAGTGCTATTTAGGGGGCGCTATAGTTGCTTATAAGCCTATTCCGACTCAAGAGTTTGTTGTAGGTGTGACGAATGCGCATAATGATAAGTTTGCTGATGTATATGGTGATAATTCCATAGCAATCGAAGGTGATGGTACACATAGTAGGAGGTTAGAGAAGTCGCGTATTCCACTTGGTTATAGTTTGGCTTGGAATGGTAGGTTCTTAAACGATAAAATCCTTACTCGATGGTCATGGGGAATAGAGTCTGAGACACGGCATAAGTATAGTCGTATGCTCATTCTTGGACAGAAATTGAACTTAGAACGACTGCAATGGTATTTCGATTATATGTTGCAGAACGATGGCGTCGACCGCTTAGGCTTAGCGTCAGACGAGTTGAGGGGCTTTTTCCCAAGTAGTGGAAATGATGTGTGGATGAGTGATATACATTATAATTCATTTATAACAAAGCTCAACTGGCAGTTTGTTCCACGTTGGAATCTGATGTTGAAGGGTATGTATGAGACGGCAAGTGTCACAAAGATTGACCGTTTTAAGGACTTCCGTAAGAGCTATGGCTATGTAGGTAGTGTGGAGTATTATCCTATTAAGGGGCAAGACCTGCGTATCTTCTTAGCCTATGTGGGTAAGAAAGTTACTTATAAGGAGGGTGTTGGCTTGGATAAGTATAATACTAATCGCATCGAGTTGGGCTTTAAGTACAGAATCAAAGCTTATTAA
- a CDS encoding SusC/RagA family TonB-linked outer membrane protein yields the protein MNTKRLLFSTLFMLSAIVSFAQQVFTASGVVVDETGETIIGATVQVVGDSKLITATDMDGKFTLANIKPGAKLEVSYVGMKTFTGPAKPTMKITMINDNSALDEVVVTAFGEQKRSAFTGSAAIVDSKKIEHKQVNNVMSSLKGEAAGVQIIDNSGEPGSTPSIRVRGFSSISAGQSPLIIVDGAPYDGGWNNLNPADVASVTVLKDASSTALYGARGANGVIMVTTKHAQVGNAHISVDMRWGTNSRIKRYYETIDDPVKYYEVYYNALYNYQLKGLGLTPAQATIEANKQLVAPGAAGGLGYPIFTVPNGEQLIGEDGHMNPHATLGRVIEHNGKRYTILPDDWKRLAFRNGLRKEYDINLTGGSDKMQYYLSLGYLNNEGVAYHSDFERITVRAKADYEARKWLKVGTNMNFSRAKYHVIPSDDNGLFYQLNNVAPIYPAFIRDEQGNIMTDDNGQMYDYGNGAVIGLRRPTLPNINPLQENALNTNSSKVNMYSLYGYANIMPLEGLKITLNGTVTVNNSRATETKQPFYGYSHTTYPTGVVTRTSDQTFSYNFQQLVNYNHDFGHHHMELLLGHEFYRYNYESLWGTKLGMASYFTNQTLAGAIKMDNTGESGNSEYESEGFFFRGQYDYDQKYFGSLSFRRDASSRFDPNHRWGNFYSFGGAWTITKEPFMKPFKWLNMLKLKASFGQQGNDNIGDFHYLDTYSIVNTNNKVGLVLSEKGNPNITWETNNNFNAGFDFELFNSRLRGSIEYFYKKTTDMLCFVFAPYSAGYKGTYDNIGDMTNKGVEVDLAATVLKTKNISWDVNVNATTYKNEIIKLADVLKADLVVDGHPGYSSGERIYAEGLPIYEWYMPRYAGVSNEGKAMWYYTDTDGTLKTTDVYGNASYYSCGSPHPDLYGGFGTTLNAYGFDFSISFAYSLGGLSYDGGYAGFMGPPSGTLGGTTIHKDVLNSWSASNPTSNIPRWQYDDPSVSAQCDRFLISGSYLSLQNINLGYTLPKLWVSKIGLENVRIYVAADNVYFWSKRKGFDPRGSFSGGSSTSIYSPTRTISGGIKLTF from the coding sequence ATGAATACGAAAAGACTCTTATTTTCTACCTTATTTATGCTGTCGGCAATCGTCAGCTTTGCCCAACAAGTATTCACTGCTTCGGGTGTTGTTGTCGACGAAACAGGTGAAACGATTATCGGTGCAACGGTTCAGGTAGTCGGTGACAGCAAACTGATTACAGCAACAGACATGGATGGTAAGTTTACACTTGCCAATATCAAGCCTGGTGCTAAGTTGGAAGTATCTTATGTCGGTATGAAAACCTTCACTGGTCCTGCCAAACCGACAATGAAGATTACGATGATTAACGACAACTCTGCGTTGGACGAGGTGGTTGTAACTGCCTTCGGTGAACAAAAGCGTTCGGCTTTTACAGGCTCTGCTGCCATTGTTGACTCTAAAAAGATTGAACATAAGCAGGTCAATAACGTAATGAGTAGTTTGAAAGGTGAGGCTGCTGGTGTTCAGATTATAGACAACAGCGGAGAGCCTGGTTCAACCCCTTCTATCCGTGTACGTGGCTTTAGTAGTATTAGCGCAGGACAAAGCCCTCTAATTATAGTAGATGGTGCGCCTTACGATGGCGGTTGGAACAACCTTAACCCTGCCGATGTGGCTTCTGTAACCGTATTGAAAGATGCGTCTTCTACTGCACTCTATGGAGCACGAGGAGCCAATGGCGTTATCATGGTGACAACAAAACATGCACAAGTTGGTAATGCACATATTTCTGTTGATATGAGATGGGGTACGAATAGTCGTATTAAACGCTACTATGAGACTATCGATGATCCTGTTAAATACTATGAGGTTTACTATAATGCATTGTATAATTATCAACTGAAAGGACTCGGATTGACTCCTGCTCAAGCTACTATTGAGGCTAACAAACAACTCGTTGCACCTGGTGCAGCAGGTGGATTGGGATATCCAATATTTACTGTTCCAAACGGAGAACAGCTCATTGGGGAAGATGGTCATATGAATCCACATGCCACATTAGGACGTGTTATTGAGCATAATGGTAAACGTTATACTATCCTACCTGACGATTGGAAGAGACTTGCCTTTCGTAACGGATTACGCAAAGAGTATGATATAAACCTAACTGGAGGTAGCGATAAGATGCAATACTACCTTTCTTTGGGTTACTTAAACAATGAAGGTGTGGCATATCATTCGGACTTTGAACGTATTACCGTTCGTGCCAAAGCGGACTATGAAGCACGCAAATGGTTGAAGGTGGGTACGAACATGAACTTCTCTCGGGCTAAATACCATGTGATACCATCGGATGATAATGGTCTTTTCTATCAGTTGAATAATGTCGCACCTATCTATCCTGCCTTCATTCGTGATGAGCAAGGGAACATCATGACAGATGATAATGGACAGATGTATGACTATGGTAATGGTGCTGTTATTGGACTAAGACGTCCTACGTTACCTAACATCAACCCATTACAAGAGAATGCGTTGAATACGAATAGTTCGAAAGTTAATATGTATTCGCTCTATGGCTATGCGAATATCATGCCTCTTGAGGGATTGAAGATTACCCTTAATGGTACGGTGACCGTCAACAACTCACGTGCAACTGAGACGAAACAGCCTTTCTATGGATACAGTCATACGACTTATCCAACGGGTGTTGTGACCAGAACAAGTGATCAAACCTTCTCTTATAACTTCCAACAACTCGTGAATTACAATCATGACTTTGGTCATCATCACATGGAATTGCTCCTTGGTCATGAGTTCTATCGCTACAACTACGAAAGCTTGTGGGGTACAAAACTTGGTATGGCATCCTACTTTACCAACCAAACGCTTGCTGGAGCAATAAAGATGGATAACACAGGAGAGTCTGGTAATAGCGAATATGAGTCTGAAGGCTTCTTCTTCCGTGGGCAATACGACTACGATCAGAAGTACTTTGGAAGTCTTTCTTTCCGTCGTGACGCTTCCAGTCGCTTTGATCCTAATCATCGTTGGGGTAACTTCTACTCCTTTGGTGGTGCTTGGACTATTACGAAAGAGCCTTTCATGAAGCCTTTCAAATGGTTGAATATGTTGAAACTAAAGGCTTCTTTCGGTCAGCAAGGTAATGATAATATTGGTGATTTCCACTATCTTGATACGTATAGTATCGTAAACACGAACAATAAGGTTGGATTAGTTCTGTCTGAAAAGGGTAACCCTAATATTACTTGGGAGACCAATAACAACTTCAATGCAGGCTTCGATTTTGAATTATTCAATAGCCGTTTGCGTGGTAGTATTGAGTATTTCTATAAGAAAACAACTGATATGCTCTGCTTTGTCTTTGCTCCTTACTCTGCTGGTTACAAAGGAACGTATGACAATATTGGTGATATGACGAACAAAGGTGTGGAGGTTGACCTCGCTGCTACTGTCTTAAAGACTAAAAATATCTCATGGGATGTCAACGTGAATGCAACTACTTACAAGAATGAAATCATCAAACTCGCTGACGTCCTCAAAGCTGATCTCGTTGTAGATGGGCACCCTGGCTATAGTAGTGGCGAACGAATCTATGCCGAGGGACTCCCTATTTACGAGTGGTATATGCCTCGTTATGCTGGTGTTTCTAATGAAGGAAAGGCTATGTGGTACTACACGGATACCGATGGAACACTTAAGACGACAGATGTCTATGGTAATGCGAGTTATTACTCATGTGGAAGTCCACACCCAGACCTCTATGGTGGCTTTGGAACAACGCTGAATGCGTATGGTTTCGACTTCTCTATCTCCTTCGCTTATTCGTTAGGAGGACTTTCATACGACGGTGGTTACGCAGGTTTTATGGGTCCACCGAGTGGTACCTTAGGAGGAACAACTATCCATAAAGACGTTCTCAACTCTTGGTCAGCAAGTAATCCGACCAGTAATATACCTCGTTGGCAATATGACGATCCAAGTGTCAGTGCTCAATGCGACCGTTTCCTCATCAGCGGTAGCTATCTAAGCTTACAGAATATCAACCTTGGCTACACCCTACCTAAGCTATGGGTAAGCAAGATTGGATTGGAGAATGTACGCATATATGTGGCTGCTGACAACGTATACTTTTGGAGTAAGCGTAAGGGATTCGACCCACGTGGTTCCTTCTCAGGAGGTAGTAGTACATCCATCTATAGCCCAACGAGAACCATCTCTGGTGGTATTAAACTAACATTCTAA
- the yfcE gene encoding phosphodiesterase: MKYLLVSDIHGCLPALEKVLQFFDREHCDMLCILGDILNYGPRNSIPEGIDAKGIVEALNKRANNIVAVRGNCDAEVDQMLLDFPMMSDYLMLVDEGRKIFLTHGHIYNKSTMPKGHFDAIVYGHTHLWELTQQEGTLVCNLGSITFPKGGNVATFMTYEHGVFTAYTLDGTPLKQERI, translated from the coding sequence ATGAAATATCTATTGGTATCAGATATCCACGGATGTCTGCCAGCACTGGAGAAGGTGCTACAATTCTTTGATCGTGAGCATTGTGACATGCTTTGCATACTTGGAGACATACTTAATTATGGTCCACGCAACTCTATCCCAGAGGGAATAGATGCTAAGGGGATAGTGGAAGCACTAAATAAACGTGCAAATAACATCGTAGCAGTACGTGGAAACTGTGATGCAGAAGTTGATCAAATGCTACTTGATTTCCCTATGATGTCCGACTATTTGATGTTAGTTGATGAGGGACGAAAGATTTTCCTAACACATGGACATATCTATAACAAATCCACAATGCCAAAAGGTCATTTCGATGCGATTGTCTATGGGCATACACATCTTTGGGAACTCACCCAGCAGGAGGGTACGCTTGTTTGCAATCTCGGCTCTATCACTTTCCCAAAAGGTGGAAATGTTGCTACCTTCATGACCTATGAGCATGGTGTCTTCACAGCTTACACGCTTGACGGAACACCACTAAAGCAGGAAAGAATTTAG
- the aspA gene encoding aspartate ammonia-lyase, with the protein MEEKKFRVESDLLGELQVPEEAYYGVQTQRAINNYHISRKRMCDYPDYVVAIAYVKLAAVETNRQLGEISDEVADAMAQACRELIDGKMHENFVTDMVQGGAGTSVNMNANEVIANRACEIMGHKKGEFQYCSPNDHANCGQSTNDVYPTTIRLTLILLNKKLVASLSELIAAFRRKGEEFKHVIKMGRTQLQDAVPMTSGQEFNAFANTLEEEIANLNRNAALLHEINMGGTAIGTGLNAAPGFPKICAEKLSELTGMDFIAGADLVEATPDTGAYVSYSSALKRLAVKLSKICNDLRLLASGPRCGLNEINLPPMAPGSSIMPGKVNPVIPEVTNQTCFKVIGNDTTVMIAAEAGQLQLNVMEPIITECLIEDLTWLPNAMDTLREKCIDGITVNKDRCLEMVKHSIGIVTALNPYIGYKNSTKIAKEALATGGSVYDLVLEHKLLSKEKLDAILSPEHMLAPEARIK; encoded by the coding sequence ATGGAAGAAAAGAAATTTCGTGTAGAAAGCGACCTCTTGGGTGAGCTTCAAGTTCCAGAAGAGGCTTATTATGGTGTGCAGACACAGCGTGCCATCAACAACTATCACATTTCACGCAAGCGTATGTGTGATTATCCAGACTATGTTGTTGCTATTGCTTACGTCAAATTGGCTGCTGTAGAAACCAACCGTCAGCTCGGTGAAATCAGTGATGAAGTGGCTGATGCGATGGCACAAGCATGCCGTGAACTTATTGATGGTAAGATGCACGAGAACTTTGTGACCGATATGGTACAAGGAGGTGCGGGCACATCTGTCAACATGAATGCCAATGAGGTGATTGCCAACCGTGCTTGTGAGATTATGGGTCACAAGAAAGGTGAGTTCCAGTACTGCTCTCCTAACGATCATGCTAACTGCGGTCAGTCAACGAATGATGTTTATCCAACTACCATTCGTCTGACACTTATCCTACTGAATAAGAAACTTGTGGCTTCTTTGAGTGAACTCATTGCTGCTTTCCGTAGAAAGGGTGAGGAGTTTAAGCATGTTATTAAGATGGGTCGTACACAGCTTCAAGATGCTGTCCCTATGACAAGTGGACAGGAGTTTAATGCCTTTGCCAATACATTGGAAGAAGAGATTGCCAACCTTAATCGTAATGCTGCTCTCTTGCATGAAATCAATATGGGTGGTACTGCTATCGGAACGGGTCTGAACGCTGCTCCTGGCTTCCCAAAGATTTGTGCTGAAAAGCTAAGCGAATTGACTGGTATGGACTTCATTGCAGGTGCCGACCTTGTCGAGGCTACACCTGATACAGGTGCTTATGTAAGCTATTCAAGTGCTTTGAAACGCTTAGCTGTTAAACTTTCTAAGATTTGTAACGACCTTCGTCTGTTGGCTTCTGGTCCTCGTTGCGGTCTGAATGAAATCAATCTTCCACCGATGGCACCGGGTTCAAGTATCATGCCTGGTAAGGTGAACCCAGTTATTCCAGAAGTAACAAACCAGACTTGTTTCAAGGTTATCGGTAATGATACAACTGTTATGATTGCTGCTGAGGCTGGACAGTTGCAGCTGAATGTAATGGAGCCAATCATTACAGAGTGTCTTATTGAGGACCTTACTTGGTTACCAAATGCCATGGACACACTGCGTGAGAAGTGTATTGACGGTATCACGGTGAATAAGGACCGCTGTCTTGAGATGGTGAAACACTCTATCGGTATTGTTACAGCACTCAATCCATACATCGGATATAAGAATAGCACGAAGATTGCTAAGGAAGCCCTTGCAACAGGTGGCTCTGTTTATGACCTTGTACTTGAACATAAGTTGCTCTCTAAGGAGAAACTTGATGCTATCTTGTCACCAGAGCATATGCTTGCACCAGAGGCAAGAATAAAGTAA
- a CDS encoding WbqC family protein, with the protein MAYSDNNNIFSSNNSNISNLTSPPSEGLGEVLLSSAYFAPIQWYQKLNRYDGCLIEQHDNFVKQTYRNRCVIASANGPQALSIPVEKFESLKCPMKDVRISDHDNWRHQHWNALLSSYGESPFFEYYEDDIRPFFERKWTYLYDFNWEITLKMCELIDIMPCMRRTDAYLKDIPDGIVDFREIIRPKHPGVDSDFISRRYYQVYQQKFGFLPNLSILDLLFNEGNESVLYL; encoded by the coding sequence ATGGCATATTCTGACAATAACAACATCTTCAGTTCTAATAATAGCAACATTAGTAACTTAACATCCCCTCCTTCGGAGGGGCTTGGGGAGGTCTTGCTCTCCTCTGCTTACTTTGCGCCCATTCAATGGTATCAGAAACTGAATCGCTATGACGGCTGTCTGATAGAGCAACACGATAACTTTGTTAAGCAGACCTATCGTAATCGTTGTGTAATCGCTTCTGCAAATGGTCCACAAGCCCTCTCTATTCCTGTCGAGAAGTTTGAGAGTCTGAAGTGTCCGATGAAGGATGTGCGTATCAGCGACCACGATAACTGGCGTCACCAGCACTGGAACGCATTGCTGTCGTCTTATGGTGAGAGTCCGTTCTTTGAATATTATGAAGACGATATACGTCCATTCTTCGAGCGAAAATGGACGTATCTCTATGATTTCAACTGGGAGATAACGCTGAAAATGTGCGAACTCATCGACATTATGCCTTGTATGCGTCGCACAGATGCCTATCTGAAGGATATTCCCGATGGAATCGTTGATTTTAGAGAGATAATTCGTCCGAAGCATCCGGGTGTTGACAGCGACTTCATTTCTCGTCGTTATTATCAAGTTTATCAACAGAAGTTTGGCTTCCTGCCCAACCTTAGTATCCTTGACTTGCTTTTCAACGAGGGTAATGAGAGTGTACTTTACTTATAA
- a CDS encoding DUF4294 domain-containing protein, translated as MSKRLLFTLGTLLLLSTAATAQDHINPEDRVVDMDSPTFVPMVHIGKAKVGADSIQYVRTSKVYVFPPLEFKNKSQETAYYRLVYNIKKVLPIAKECNQIILETGAYLETIPTKKERDEHMKKVEKEIWNTYKPRMKKLTFTQGKLLIKLIDRECNSTSYELVQAFLGPVRAGFYQAFAWAFGSSLKKRYEPNGADRLVERIVLQVEAGQL; from the coding sequence ATGAGTAAACGATTGCTTTTCACACTTGGAACGCTACTATTGCTTTCTACAGCTGCAACAGCGCAAGACCATATCAACCCCGAGGATCGTGTGGTAGATATGGACTCTCCGACGTTTGTGCCTATGGTTCACATCGGTAAGGCAAAGGTTGGCGCTGACAGCATTCAATATGTCAGAACGAGCAAGGTTTACGTCTTTCCACCGCTCGAATTCAAGAATAAATCGCAGGAAACAGCCTACTATCGATTGGTTTATAACATTAAAAAGGTACTTCCAATCGCCAAGGAGTGTAACCAGATTATTCTGGAAACAGGTGCTTATCTTGAGACTATTCCTACTAAGAAAGAGCGTGACGAACACATGAAGAAGGTGGAGAAAGAAATCTGGAACACCTATAAGCCACGTATGAAGAAGCTAACATTCACCCAAGGTAAGTTGCTTATCAAGCTTATCGACCGAGAGTGTAATTCGACTTCCTACGAACTGGTACAGGCTTTCCTCGGTCCTGTGCGAGCAGGTTTCTATCAAGCCTTTGCTTGGGCTTTCGGTAGTAGTTTGAAGAAACGCTACGAGCCAAATGGAGCTGACAGACTTGTAGAGCGCATTGTCTTGCAGGTTGAGGCTGGACAGTTATAA